Proteins from one Algicella marina genomic window:
- a CDS encoding TRAP transporter small permease: MILRIQDLLFAALAVIGAVAILMLMVHVVTDVVMRNVANQPVPATYEIVTNYYMVALAFIPLAWLERSGGMVNVEVLEAALTPRMIWYSDKLVALISTAIYLALAWVTFAASLKTFAAGTFVLAQTVPIPTWPAYFLPPLGFALASVTTGIRLFAPFGQETVE, from the coding sequence ATGATCTTGCGCATACAGGACCTACTATTTGCCGCGTTGGCGGTAATCGGCGCTGTCGCAATCCTGATGCTGATGGTGCATGTTGTCACCGACGTTGTAATGCGCAACGTCGCGAACCAACCTGTTCCGGCGACTTATGAGATCGTGACCAATTACTACATGGTCGCGCTGGCGTTCATTCCCCTGGCCTGGTTGGAGAGAAGTGGCGGCATGGTCAATGTCGAGGTGCTGGAGGCAGCACTCACTCCGCGGATGATATGGTATTCTGACAAGTTGGTGGCACTGATATCGACGGCAATCTACCTGGCGCTGGCTTGGGTGACATTCGCGGCTTCGTTGAAGACTTTTGCCGCGGGTACATTTGTGCTGGCACAGACAGTGCCGATACCGACATGGCCTGCGTATTTCCTGCCGCCACTAGGCTTTGCGCTGGCGTCGGTGACCACTGGTATCCGATTGTTTGCACCGTTTGGCCAGGAGACGGTGGAATGA
- a CDS encoding TRAP transporter large permease: MSVFTGVMGVVFLFVLLAARVPVALALICVSFGGVASLLGVTPAIGILSNTPVSFVANWTLSAVPMFLLMGFVAFHSGLTGGLFDAAKALLRRVPGALAISSIFACSGFAAVCGSSLATAAAMGRIAVPEMVRAGYAPSFATGAIAAGGTIGALIPPSILMIVYGVFAETSVTKVFMGGITIGILTALLYSGVVLLTCWLRPDIAPPRPLEADPVSTRKAIANVWPILLLMVLVFGGLFSGVFTATEAGAVGAVGAILIAVAMGRLTFERFRVALIETLTTSASLFIIGVGASMFTRFLGLTGLTGSLSAYVTGAELGYFQLMLVVVVLYLVLGMFMEPFGALLITLPVLLPIFRQEGIDLIWFGVLVVKLLEIGMITPPVGLNVFVIRNVASEYASVAQIFRGVIPFLLADIVVVIIAILAPSLILFLPSLI; this comes from the coding sequence ATGAGTGTTTTCACCGGTGTCATGGGAGTGGTGTTCCTCTTTGTCCTGCTGGCAGCCCGCGTGCCGGTGGCGCTGGCCCTGATCTGTGTGTCTTTCGGGGGCGTCGCATCCCTGCTGGGTGTGACCCCGGCGATTGGCATACTGTCGAACACGCCGGTTTCCTTCGTTGCGAACTGGACACTCTCCGCGGTGCCGATGTTTCTGCTCATGGGGTTTGTTGCGTTTCATTCTGGATTGACGGGGGGGCTGTTCGACGCGGCCAAGGCACTGCTCCGGCGTGTCCCCGGAGCGTTGGCGATTTCCTCGATATTTGCCTGCTCCGGCTTCGCTGCCGTTTGCGGCTCTTCGCTGGCCACTGCGGCCGCAATGGGCCGGATCGCGGTGCCGGAGATGGTTCGCGCCGGTTATGCGCCAAGTTTCGCGACCGGGGCGATTGCTGCCGGCGGCACTATCGGTGCGCTCATCCCCCCCTCGATTCTGATGATAGTTTACGGTGTGTTTGCCGAAACCTCGGTTACCAAGGTATTCATGGGCGGGATCACTATCGGGATTTTGACGGCGTTGCTGTACTCCGGCGTCGTGCTTCTGACATGTTGGCTGCGCCCCGATATCGCGCCCCCCCGCCCGCTGGAAGCGGACCCTGTGAGCACCCGCAAGGCGATTGCCAATGTTTGGCCAATCCTTCTGTTGATGGTGCTGGTTTTCGGCGGTTTGTTCTCGGGTGTTTTCACGGCCACGGAAGCAGGCGCCGTCGGGGCTGTCGGAGCGATCTTGATTGCGGTGGCGATGGGCAGACTGACGTTCGAGCGGTTTCGTGTGGCCCTGATCGAGACGCTGACGACATCTGCATCCCTGTTTATCATCGGTGTTGGGGCATCGATGTTCACCCGGTTCCTGGGCCTTACAGGCCTTACAGGTAGCCTGTCGGCCTATGTTACTGGTGCGGAGCTCGGCTACTTCCAGCTTATGCTGGTGGTCGTGGTGCTGTACCTGGTGCTTGGCATGTTCATGGAGCCATTCGGGGCTTTGCTGATCACCCTGCCGGTTTTGCTGCCGATCTTCAGGCAGGAAGGGATCGACCTGATCTGGTTTGGCGTACTGGTTGTCAAATTGCTCGAAATTGGCATGATCACACCGCCGGTGGGACTGAATGTCTTCGTGATCCGAAACGTCGCCAGCGAGTATGCCAGCGTGGCGCAGATATTCCGCGGCGTAATTCCGTTCCTGCTCGCCGATATCGTTGTAGTGATCATTGCCATTCTTGCGCCGTCGCTGATCCTTTTTCTGCCGTCGCTGATCTGA
- a CDS encoding acyl-CoA dehydrogenase family protein produces MGFAQDAEAMQEALASTPGWQEVAGDRFDDATLSAIFSEAVKVAEVEIAPLNAIADRVGARISEGRVTTPAAFRSVFTTLADGGWLSLEHDARLGGQGLPLTVFAAVNPLFERACPAFMMVAGGTRAAAMMLSEWADPETQSEWVPELLAGRRCATICISEPEAGSDVGRIRTRAERGSDGRWQVSGQKIWISFGDHDIRSRIGHCLLARTGDKPGTRGLSLFLVENGPQVVTERIEEKLGLHGSPTCALRFEKAPATLIGSEEGGLRQLFTMIRHMRLTVACQGLGVALACHDAAASYAQSRRQGGSADAPPVAIVQHPDVRRQLLEMETDISLFRLALLQTAVAADLAPGDAGMARLCGFLLPLIKNFGAELAFDTAARSILVLGGGGFMQDYPAAQALRDARVFAIYEGTTGMQAQDFVMRQCIRNDEAALQTFVEIARAECAGQKQAIEVIETFKAFFDREVRDQKEFALMAMAEPVMRAGWCAVKAWLSGRMADEICRIHFLATAEAEIEVHFAKARSAARLLGQ; encoded by the coding sequence ATGGGGTTTGCACAAGATGCCGAGGCGATGCAGGAAGCGCTGGCCAGCACACCCGGATGGCAGGAAGTCGCCGGCGATCGGTTCGATGACGCTACACTGTCGGCCATATTTTCCGAGGCAGTCAAAGTGGCCGAGGTCGAAATCGCGCCGCTGAACGCTATTGCGGACAGAGTAGGGGCCCGGATTTCCGAGGGGCGAGTGACGACGCCTGCGGCATTCCGATCTGTCTTCACCACGCTTGCCGACGGTGGCTGGCTCAGCCTTGAACATGACGCACGCTTGGGCGGGCAGGGCCTACCACTTACTGTCTTTGCCGCGGTGAACCCGTTGTTCGAACGGGCTTGCCCGGCATTCATGATGGTGGCGGGCGGCACGCGCGCGGCAGCGATGATGCTGTCGGAATGGGCCGATCCCGAGACTCAGTCGGAGTGGGTGCCGGAGTTGCTCGCCGGCCGGAGGTGCGCGACAATCTGCATATCCGAGCCTGAGGCCGGTTCTGATGTCGGCAGGATCAGAACGCGAGCGGAGCGCGGATCTGACGGACGGTGGCAGGTCAGCGGGCAGAAGATCTGGATTTCTTTCGGCGATCACGACATCCGATCAAGGATTGGCCACTGCCTTCTGGCGAGGACTGGCGACAAGCCCGGCACGCGCGGCCTCAGTCTCTTTCTGGTGGAAAATGGGCCGCAAGTGGTGACCGAAAGGATCGAAGAGAAGCTTGGGCTGCATGGATCGCCGACATGTGCGTTGCGGTTCGAAAAGGCCCCCGCGACGCTAATTGGGTCGGAAGAGGGCGGCCTACGTCAATTGTTTACGATGATCCGCCACATGCGGCTTACTGTTGCATGCCAAGGCCTTGGTGTCGCACTCGCCTGCCATGATGCAGCCGCCTCATATGCGCAATCTCGCAGGCAGGGCGGATCCGCGGATGCGCCGCCTGTGGCCATCGTTCAGCATCCCGATGTGCGGCGGCAGTTGCTGGAAATGGAGACGGACATCTCGTTGTTTCGGCTGGCGTTGTTGCAGACAGCCGTTGCCGCTGACCTCGCACCTGGCGATGCGGGCATGGCGCGCCTCTGCGGGTTCCTGTTACCCCTGATCAAGAATTTCGGTGCCGAACTGGCGTTCGACACGGCTGCACGGTCGATCCTCGTTCTTGGAGGGGGGGGCTTCATGCAGGATTACCCCGCGGCGCAGGCTCTGCGCGACGCACGGGTATTCGCGATCTATGAGGGGACGACCGGCATGCAGGCGCAAGATTTTGTGATGCGCCAGTGTATCCGGAACGACGAAGCCGCGCTGCAAACTTTTGTTGAAATCGCACGGGCGGAATGTGCGGGACAGAAGCAGGCAATTGAAGTGATTGAGACCTTCAAAGCGTTCTTCGATCGGGAGGTTCGCGATCAGAAGGAGTTTGCGCTGATGGCCATGGCTGAGCCGGTGATGCGTGCCGGCTGGTGTGCTGTGAAAGCGTGGCTCTCCGGCCGGATGGCCGATGAAATATGCCGGATACACTTTCTTGCCACGGCGGAAGCGGAGATTGAGGTTCATTTCGCCAAGGCACGCTCTGCCGCGCGATTGCTGGGCCAATAA